Proteins from one Sabethes cyaneus chromosome 2, idSabCyanKW18_F2, whole genome shotgun sequence genomic window:
- the LOC128735610 gene encoding uncharacterized protein LOC128735610 — translation MLSKLYMIALLLCVILKYYPKISASMGEVLSEQCEYDTKELCPACFPEPNNCRFFRERLSFENISFLSRLTTRFDQHGVNYAKLDRKHKVVVKNLNRFKKVESLRDVICGQQRTPYSGCSLDSDEKYLSIMRRKILHRDLYEGAIICPLGNDQALNRFLGKFDWTDIFKMILIRSNVQPLILKLAGKQKAPVPNFIFQAGFTLVERFDGDVLSTFYNTPFDTRLLIAVELIDAILSFNVVYDGFRLYLTDLNPDNIAVEILPNGNIKVSFIDLNNVIVLDSQSEQINRNNTEIIHTRIDCNGCFAYAQEEICSYRYNDINLFSICQLFLEDSYGNKQAGFLYTEVDQTEHRRIHQLLHHCVYCKPPECQNREKLLLQIQNIIRSLL, via the exons ATGCTCAGCAAATTATATATGATTGCACTGCTATTGTGTGTGATACtcaaatattatccaaaaataTCCGCCTCTATGGGTGAAGTTCTCTCGGAACAGTGCGAGTATGACACCAAAGAGCTATGTCCTGCTTGTTTTCCAGAACCTAACAACTGCCGATTCTTCAGAGAACGATTATCATTCGAGAATATTAGTTTTCTGAGCCGATTGACGACTCGGTTTGATCAACACGGCGTCAATTATGCGAAGCTTGACAGAAAGCACAAGGTAGTCGTAAAAAACCTAAATCGTTTCAAAAAGGTTGAAAGTCTTCGAGATGTTATTTGTGGACAGCAACGTACACCCTATTCAGGTTGTTCTTTAGATTCTGATGAAAAATATCTATCCATAATGCGTCGAAAGATTTTGCATAGAGATTTATACGAAGGGGCCATCATCTGCCCTTTAGGTAATGATCAAGCGTTGAATAGGTTTCTGGGGAAATTTGATTGGACAGATATTTTCAAAATGATCCTAATTCGATCCAATGTACAGCCATTAATTTTAAAG CTTGCAGGAAAACAAAAGGCCCCGGTACCAAACTTTATTTTCCAAGCGGGGTTCACGTTAGTTGAAAGATTTGATGGTGACGTGTTAAGCACCTTTTATAATACTCCATTTGATACTAGACTTTTAATAGCTGTTGAACTCATCGATGCTATATTATCGTTCAACGTAGTTTACGATGGATTCCG CCTGTACCTCACCGATTTGAACCCGGATAATATTGCTGTTGAAATACTCCCCAATGGGAACATTAAAGTGTCTTTTATAGATCTCAATAATGTTATTGTGCTGGATAGCCAAAGCGAACAAATAAATAGAAATAACACAGAAATAATCCATACTCGAATTGATTGTAACGGATGTTTTGCCTACGCACAGGAAGAGATCTGCTCCTATCGCTACAATGATATTAATCTATTCTCAATTTGTCAA CTATTTTTAGAGGATTCGTACGGAAACAAACAGGCTGGCTTCCTGTACACCGAAGTGGACCAAACCGAACATAGGCGAATTCATCAGTTGTTACACCATTGCGTTTACTGTAAACCTCCAGAgtgccaaaatcgagaaaaaCTTTTGTTacaaattcaaaatattataagaTCTTTATTATAG
- the LOC128735611 gene encoding SET domain-containing protein SmydA-8-like, whose translation MAQFEENCEISKSNELGRFLIAKRDLARGQLVLVDQPFAIGPYWDSEIVCLNCFRNSCTICRKCRRAPLCYECVGHNESECDFYQDSNLDINFLFNHFNVVTVVRCLLLFPNNRPKFDEMMRMEAHLEARRGSEIWNIHEQCVVRPLLESSAFQKHTDLDLTGELIQRICGILDVNAFEIRANVDNQGINYLARALYPKTALMTHNCVSNTLISVDGQYNVKVYATVPVSKGDLLYYNYTRSLFGTFERRAHLRRGKYFLCSCARCNDPTELGSHLSSVQCTACEDGLCSYYTKDTKWQCSKCGKQIDRDYVKQAFTSARKDAMTCSSDIDDLERIISRHSKTLNPHNSLVLEMKQTLAGELRNLCQSSHPVDIPKQILVRKLELCGEMLQILRVLEPGISRLTGIALYEHNMALWYLGKHDFESKSISCGDLLHQLVDAENGLKESISMLLFDHPTTPEGQLSKRAMCELKELREEISQVKALVEDARTAKATTKCSKKKMSKQK comes from the exons ATGGCTCAGTTTGAGGAAAATTGtgaaatttcaaaatcaaatgaaTTGGGACG ATTTTTGATTGCAAAACGCGATCTCGCTCGTGGACAACTTGTGTTGGTAGACCAACCTTTCGCTATTGGACCTTACTGGGATTCGGAGATTGTCTGCTTGAACTGTTTCCGGAATTCTTGCACAATCTGCAG GAAATGTAGAAGAGCACCGCTCTGCTACGAATGCGTGGGCCACAACGAATCGGAATGCGACTTCTATCAAGACTCAAATTTAGAtataaattttttgttcaaCCATTTCAATGTAGTAACGGTAGTGCGATGCTTACTGCTGTTTCCAAACAATCGGCCGAAATTCGATGAAATGATGAGAATGGAAGCACATCTGGAGGCACGTCGAGGATCGGAAATATGGAATATCCATGAACAGTGCGTCGTGAGACCGTTGTTGGAAAGCAGTGCGTTTCAAAAACACACTGATCTCGACTTGACTGGAGAACTGATCCAGCGAATCTGTGGTATTTTGGATGTGAATGCCTTCGAAATAAGAGCGAATGTGGATAATCAGGGTATAAATTATTTGGCGCGTGCTTTGTACCCAAAAACGGCATTGATGACGCACAACTGCGTGAGTAACACTCTGATCTCCGTGGACGGACAATACAATGTCAAAGTGTATGCAACTGTTCCCGTTTCCAAAGGAGATTTGTTATACTACAACTACACGAgaagtttgttt GGAACGTTCGAGCGGCGTGCCCATTTGCGCAGAGGAAAGTATTTCCTATGTTCCTGTGCACGTTGCAATGATCCCACCGAGCTGGGGTCGCACCTAAGCTCAGTACAGTGTACGGCATGTGAAGACGGATTGTGTTCATATTATACTAAGGA CACGAAATGGCAATGCAGCAAATGCGGCAAACAAATAGATCGTGATTACGTGAAGCAAGCATTTACATCTGCCAGAAAAGATGCTATGACTTGTT CTTCCGACATTGATGACCTGGAAAGAATAATCAGCAGACACTCGAAAACGTTGAACCCACATAATTCTCTGGTCCTGGAAATGAAGCAAACACTAGCTGGAGAACTACGCAACCTGTGTCAGTCTTCCCACCCAGTCGACATCCCGAAACAAATTCTGGTGCGTAAACTGGAGTTGTGTGGAGAAATGCTCCAGATTCTACGGGTGCTAGAGCCAGGGATTTCTCGGCTAACCGGAATTGCACTGTACGAACATAACATGGCGCTATGGTATCTCGGCAAGCATGATTTCGAATCCAAATCGATTTCATGTGGCGATTTGCTG CACCAACTCGTGGATGCGGAAAATGGTCTAAAGGAATCGATCAGTATGCTACTGTTTGATCATCCAACCACACCGGAGGGTCAGCTAAGCAAACGGGCCATGTGCGAGCTGAAGGAGCTACGGGAAGAAATATCACAAGTGAAGGCTTTAGTCGAAGATGCGCGTACAGCGAAAGCAACGACAAAGTGTAGtaagaaaaaaatgtcgaaacaaaaataa
- the LOC128734031 gene encoding SET domain-containing protein SmydA-8-like, which produces MAGFSENFEVLETDDCKRYVVAKRDIASGEQILMEEAYVTGPYYDADISCLNCFKESCCTCSKCGKAPLCYDCTNHNEDECNFYRESQLDKNFLYNHFNVITPVRCLLLYRTNPEHYEEIMRMESHLEERRGTEIWDIHEKYVVKPLLESGAFDNFEGLEVTGELIQRICGILDVNTFEIRGNEDSPGMIMNNLARGLFPKTALMTHSCVPNTLLSIDGYSNARVYTSVAVKMGEVLHNSYTRSMLGTYDRQTQLIEGRHFTCSCQRCKDPTELGTHLSSLRCTECTDGLCSFYTDNPRWKCNNCDHLLKREYVNEVLCAARSEILSCPLEIRDLEKIIGKHSKTLNPHHSLVLEAKQNLAGELRSVCLSVEPSNVPKQVLKRKLELCEEILGILRTLEPGISRMVGIALYEYHVASVELSRRNFDTTEIKSRQLLDNLLKAENDLKQAISMLLFEHVSTPEGQLAKRAMRELKDLREDIADVRAMIDDEQLEKQDHNRRNNTVNNKCNRKKFGKRR; this is translated from the exons ATGGCGGGATTCAGTGAAAACTTCGAGGTTTTGGAAACGGACGACTGCAAACG atatgTCGTTGCCAAACGCGATATCGCCAGCGGCGAGCAGATCCTCATGGAAGAGGCCTATGTAACTGGACCATATTATGATGCAGACATTAGCTGTTTGAATTGCTTTAAAGAGTCCTGTTGTACGTGCAG CAAATGTGGCAAAGCTCCGCTTTGCTACGATTGCACTAACCACAACGAGGACGAATGCAACTTCTACCGGGAGTCTCAGCttgacaagaattttttatataatcATTTCAACGTCATCACCCCAGTCCGATGTCTGCTGCTATACAGAACAAATCCGGAACACTATGAGGAAATAATGCGTATGGAATCCCACTTGGAGGAGCGACGTGGAACCGAAATTTGGGACATCCACGAAAAGTATGTTGTTAAGCCTTTACTGGAAAGCGGAGCTTTCGACAATTTTGAAGGTTTAGAAGTGACAGGAGAACTAATTCAACGGATATGTGGAATCTTAGATGTAAATACGTTCGAAATACGGGGTAATGAAGATAGCCCGGGAATGATTATGAACAACCTGGCGCGCGGATTGTTCCCGAAAACTGCCCTGATGACGCACAGTTGTGTGCCTAACACACTTCTGTCGATTGATGGCTACTCAAATGCTCGTGTGTACACATCGGTCGCAGTGAAAATGGGCGAAGTACTTCACAATAGTTACACCAGAAGCATGCTC GGAACGTACGATCGGCAGACTCAGCTGATAGAGGGAAGACACTTCACATGTTCTTGCCAACGATGCAAAGATCCAACTGAACTAGGAACACATTTGAGCTCCTTACGATGCACGGAATGCACGGATGGACTCTGCTCATTCTACACCGACAA tcccAGATGGAAGTGTAACAATTGTGACCATTTGCTCAAACGAGAGTATGTCAACGAAGTGCTGTGTGCAGCACGAAGCGAGATATTGTCTTGCC CACTGGAAATTCGTGACCTCGAGAAGATAATCGGCAAACATTCGAAAACTCTAAATCCCCACCACTCGCTGGTGCTGGAGGCGAAGCAGAATCTGGCCGGTGAGTTGCGCAGTGTGTGCCTATCGGTGGAACCATCCAACGTGCCGAAGCAAGTGCTGAAACGAAAGCTCGAACTATGCGAGGAAATATTGGGCATACTGCGAACGCTTGAGCCCGGAATATCGCGGATGGTCGGTATCGCCTTGTACGAGTACCACGTAGCATCGGTGGAACTTTCGCGGCGCAATTTTGACACAACGGAAATCAAATCCCGCCAGTTGCTG GACAACTtactgaaagcggagaatgaCTTGAAACAAGCAATCAGCATGCTACTATTCGAACACGTTTCCACTCCGGAAGGACAGCTTGCCAAAAGGGCCATGCGTGAGTTGAAGGATTTACGAGAGGACATCGCGGATGTTCGAGCGATGATTGACGATGAACAATTGGAGAAGCAAGATCATAACCGAAGGAACAACACCGTCAACAACAAATGTAATAGGAAGAAATTTGGAAAACGCCGATGA